Genomic DNA from Leptospiraceae bacterium:
CTCTTTTCCGAAAGGTGCGAGAATTTCGGAGTCGGCATCTATTCTCTATAAAAAAGAAGGTCTTGAACTTGAAATAAGTAAATTAGGAAATGATAATTATGAACAAAGGTATATTCAAAAAATCTCCAATCAAACAGAAGGTTTATTTTTTGGTTATAGAATCACGGATGATACCACAAACATCACTTATGAAGCCGGCTTCCCGTATTTAGAATATAGAAAATTTATCCATAACATGGGTGTGATTATCATTCAGATAACCCTGTTAGCTGTGTTTATATTACTTTTAATTTTCCCTATATTCTTTTATCGAAATATAGGGAAACCCCTCCGAACCCTTCTGGAAGGATTCGGAGAAGTTAAAAAAGGAAATCTACGGGTATCGGTTCCGCTTTTTTATCAGGACGAGATTGGTACTATCGGAAAGACATTCAACCGAATGGTAATACGTCTATTTGTTGGAAAACGAAAACAGGAAGAATATGCAGGGCAATTGGAACAAAAAGTAAAGGAAAGGACGAGAGAAGTTGTCATCAAAATGAAAGAGATTGAGAAGTTAAAAATTCATCAAGATGGCGATTATTTTTTGACCTCACTTATTCAGAAGCCATTGATTACTAATTGGAATCGATCCAGAGAAGTCACGACCGATTTCTTTATCAAGCAGATAAAAACTTTTGAGTTTCGTAATAAGAAATCAGAATTGGGTGGGGATATCTGCATTTCCGGCAATTTGAAATTTGACAATGATGTGTATGTATTTTTTGTAAATGGAGACGCCATGGGAAAATCTATGCAGGGGGCAGGAGGAGCAATTGTTCTTGGAACGGTTGTGAATTATATGATTTCCCGTTCAACAAGTAATAAGCAAAGTTTAAATGTATCACCTAAAAACTGGCTGGAAACTACTTATCATGAATTAAACCAGATATTTCACACTTTCGATGGCTTGATGATGATTTCGGTTGTCATGGGCTTAATCCATATAAAAACCGGTGAAATGTTTTTTTATAACGCTGAGCATCCCTGGTTGGTACTTTATCGGGATAAGAAAGCTGAGTTTATTGAAAACGAACTTACTCTACGAAAAATCGGTTCTCCTTCCGAATATGAGTTCTCCATCCAAAAATTCCAATTACATCCCGGTGATGTTCTTATCGGAGGAAGCGATGGTCGGGATGATATAGATATAACTCCAGATGCAGAAACTCGGACAATCAACGAAGATGAGACTTTATTTTTGCGTGCGGTTGAAAGGGGAGAAGGAAATCTGGAAACAATTTACCAATTGATTAAACAAACGGGAAGAATTATAGATGACCTGTCTATGATTCGTATTGGTTTTCATGAAAAGGCGCATGTTAGAAATGTCTAAAATTGTGGTTTGCTTACAATATTCTGGAATTTTAGAATAAGAAAATTTAGTTTATCTGCATCTCCATCGGCGATAAACTTCTTTTCTTCTATTTTGATCGGATAAGACATGGAGATACACATTCTCTATTCTTATTTAAATCTACGCGATAGAAAGCTTCCGAAGCAGTTCAAAGAATGATGTACATGAGGTGGTCTTACATTGCCATAGATAGAAACATCATCTGTAAGTAATATTTTTACCAACCTTCTATTCATCCAGAGTAAATGTAATCGGAAGTCTGTGTGCCATTTTTACCGGCTTTCCTTTTACATAACCCGGAAGAAAACGGGCTCGTTTGATAATCTTAATAGCTGCTTCATCAAATCCGTAACCTGCCTTTCCTGACACAATTTTTGCTGTCATCAGGTTTCCTTTCTCATCGATTTGAACCAGAACTACGAGAGTCTTATCTGTTATATTCGCCGCCTTGGCTGCTTCGGGGAAATATTGTTTTAGATCAAAATCTACTATGGGTGTCGGAACCTTATCTCCATTAAAAGAATACAGGTAACCATCCTTATCCGTTCCATCCCCGGAAACGGCATTCAAATTTATATCTTCATTGGAAGGATCAGTTCCTGTCTGCTTTTTACCTTCCACCCATTCGTTCTTCTCTACCGGTGCCGGGTTACTGGCAGCCGGATTCGGATTAATCAGCTCAGGTGGAATTTCCGTAATGTCCACATCCAGATCCATGGGCTTAATATCTTTACTGTCGATTATTTTATCGTCCGATTTCTTTTTCGTATGGGTTGCTATGTAATAGCTGGCATAACTGGCTCCGTGAAGTAGTGCCGAAAAAGAAAGACTCAGAGCAAAGAGATATTTTACAAATAGAAAGATCTTTAATCTTCTCAGGAAAGGTTTTTTCTCTTCCATATTATTCCTCACTATTTCTTTACTGCCAGTGCAATCCTCGTTACGCCTGCCTTGCGGATAAGGCCCATGAGTTCGGTAATGGTTCCGTAGGGCAGTCTTTCATCGGCTGAAAGCGTAACCCGCATGTTCGGTCGAAACTTGGCTTCTTTTTGTAAAGATAGAGCCAGATCCTTCTCTGAAACTTTCTTGCCTTCCAATAGAAGCTTGCCATCTTTCGTAAGGGCTACCTGGGTAGACTTACGGGTATTCAGATCGGCGGCTGCTACCTTGGGAAGGTTGATATTAATAGATTCTTTCTTTAAGAAATTTGCTGTAACCATAAAAATAACAAGAAGCACAAGGATAACATCTACCATCGGTGTGATGTTAATATCGCTTATTGTATCATCATCGCCTTTACCGGAAGACATTGCCATCTTATGAGTTCTCCTTGACTTTGGTCTTGTTGTGTTGACTGGCCAGAAATTCCCTGGATATAATTTCCAAATTCTGCCCGATTACTTTGACTTTTTTCGTAAAGTAATTGTTTACCATTACAACCGGAATTGCAATTAGAAGACCGGCAGCCGTAGCAAAAAGAGCAGTAGAAATACTTTTCATAACGACCTCGGCTCCTGAATTACCGAGGGTTCCGAGACTTGCAAAAGCCTTGATAACTCCCAAAACCGTTCCTAAAAGACCGATGAAAGGGGCATTGTTTCCGAGGGTAGCTAAAATTGGTAGCCTCTTTTCCAGGTAAATCTTTTCTTCTATCATCTTCCCTGACATTAATTCAGAAAGACTTTCGTGGCCGGTATGAAAAAACTCAATGCCAAATTTGGCGAATCGATTGTAGATATTGGAAGGTCTTTTACTGGCCTTCTCTGTAATATGCGAATGTTCTCCGGCTCGGATGGAGCTTATGATTTCGGCAAGAATCTTACTTCCTCTCGTATTCCTCCAGAATACGATATATCTTTCCAGAAAAACCGCGAAAGCAATAACGCTTGCAAAACCCATTATCCAAAAAATCGTGATTTCTCCCCTATCTACGAGTTGTTCCATTGTTAATGTCATATTTTTTATCCTATTACCTGTATTTATTTCAGAAGCTGAAAATCAATCTCAATATTCGTAAGTTTAAAACAATCAAGAAGGCATTCTGTAGTCGGTCTTTCGGCTGAAAGAAGAAACTGAAAGAAGTCAGTAGAAGCACAGCTTGAAGACGAGAGTTGTTTGGCAAAATACTGTCCCTGGCATTTCATCGTGCAGGCCTTCGCTTCTTCTGAAAACTTTTCAAAACTTTTTGCAGCCAGAACTGAGGAACAGAGAGCTTCTGTATCGCTGGCTCCCGCAACCTTATAGCAGTAGGCGGCCAACTGACTCGGGAACTTGGAAACAAATCGGTTGTATAAATCCAGATTTGCTTGCTGTATACGCAATTGCTCCTGTAAGCTTTCTTTTTTTACAGGATCTGTTTCAGAAGCAATTTGAGAATTTAGACTTACTATTTCTGTATTTAAAAGACTCGGATAAGTAGGGTTACAATGCCTCTTAAATGCCTCTGCCTGCGATTGGGTTAAAACAAGACAACTTGCAGCCGAGTCCATAGAAGAAACACAATCGGCCTGAGGATTCGGAGTCGGTGTTGTGAACGCATCCAAAAGAACTCTCTGTTCAAAAAGATCTTTATAATCCGTTTCGTTCTTATGCGAGCAAGATAATAAAGCAAAAAGCAAGAAAAACAGGATACCAAATTTCTTCAAAACCGCACCTCCATACCGAGGTTATAGAATGGCATGATAATACCACCACTTTTCAGAACAAAAAAGTCTCCTTGAGGACCGGGGTTGGTTCGGGAGTAAGGCATTGTATTACTATACGACTCAGAGAGAGTATTTTCTCTCATATAGACGTTAATAATTTCCAAATATACGTTCATATAGCCCCACTCGTAATTCAAGAAGCGGTCGATTCGTATATCAAGTCGATGATAGGGAGGCTGCCGTCTGGAATTTTTATAATCGTTATTCCAGGGGTTGTCGGAATATTTGGCTGACCAGATAGTTTGATTATTTGCCGCGTTTGTATACTGCCCCCCATCATCCCCGATAATTGGTGTATAGGGATAGGCGGTTCTATATTGCCAGCGACCGCCCACCTGGAATTCCTTATTAATTCTCCAGCCGTATACAAGACTTACGAGATGCGTAATGTCAAATTCGTAAATTAACTCCTGTGTGTTGGGAAAGAGAGAACGAAATCTCTGTTCTCTTCCGGTTAACACCAGTTCTTTATAAGGGTCATAGTCCTTATCGTATCGATTCGGATTTCGAAAAGTTTGTGACCAGGTATAAGACAGCCAGCCGTACCAGTCTCTCGAATTGGGTTTATTTGATTTTTTAATAAACACTTCAAAACCATGCGCCCAGCCCGAACCGCTATTGGAATAGCCCAGAGACTTATTGCTTACATAAGGAGAACTTAAAGGAATGTTACGTATAAAAGTTTCTAATTGATAATAGTTAGCCTGTGCATTTCGCCCGAAAGGTTCGGAAATATAAGCATCTGAGGTAACAAGATTACTGAACTCATTCTTGAATAGTTCAAATTTAGCGAGCCAATTTTCGCTGATATATTGCTCTAAACCTCCACTATATTTAAAGGCTTTTTCAAACTTGATATCGGGGTTTCCTGATTTACTCGAAACAGCTGCATCAAAAAAAGGAAAGCGGTAATAATCACCGGCACCGGCAAAGATTTTGGTTCCTTTTAATAGCCCATCTATTTTATATGATATAACTCCTCTCGGACCCACAACCCCCCGTTTGGAAAAACCGATATAATCATAACGGGCTCCGGGTTCGAAGGATAATTTGCCAAAAGTAAAGTGAAGGTTTGTATGGGCAGAATAATACATGATCTTCGTACTTTCAGATATATCACTGGTAGTAAAGGCATCGTTATCGTAGATACTGTTAGTAGCCAGAGGATCTTTGGCTGCGGGTGTATAGCCTTCAATTCTATAGGATGCTTCTCTTACCTCGGTTCCAAAATCAATCTTGAACCAATCCGTAGCCGTCCAGCTTGCATCCTGTCTGAGTCCTATATAGGGAGCCCTGGCTCTCAGTAATAATTTAATGCTATTGAAGGTTACATTTGTATCGACGAAGGGATTGAAATAGATCAAGGTAAAGCGGTTGTTGAATTTGGTTCCGGGCGTCCAGATGTAACGAAGGCCAACTGTCTGAAAACCCCTTCCGGCCGATACATTAATCCCGGCAACCGCAGCCAGTTGATCCTGTGTCGGGTCATTCTGCGTCTTGGAGGGAGCGTTTAATACAAAGCTGTCCTGGGCTGTAATCGAGGTAAAACTTACTTTGTGTTCCGGATTAAATGCATACGAAAACTTGGCATTTGTACTGGTATAGCGGGGAAGTCGTATCCCCTCCGGGACAAGACCCGACTGACCGATAGTCCTATCGAGATAGCCGATCTTTCCTCCAACAGCCAGATAACCCTTGCCTTCCCAGAGCGGCGTTTGATACATTCCCTGGCTT
This window encodes:
- a CDS encoding SpoIIE family protein phosphatase, which encodes MSYFFFGLTFLNIGYLMSGAIPFPVGANHRYITVGIILFPTVTYLVRYAYHIIDDLYPREAKIVFYFSVIIDLFLVLRFFYLASTAVAEFNFRGDIYDYPQLGKYVALALILQILFFIIIMIRKAFHYKNENRKLILQMMFGLISITLIPSTLNVLMKKGSITPELFHIVYSICFLLGGFITTIVFINNAIEKTSFMTKVVGISAVTFLLLLQILAARMSISQEKNFDMIHNLELKALITGKNYSDFPTLSYLVSFPKGARISESASILYKKEGLELEISKLGNDNYEQRYIQKISNQTEGLFFGYRITDDTTNITYEAGFPYLEYRKFIHNMGVIIIQITLLAVFILLLIFPIFFYRNIGKPLRTLLEGFGEVKKGNLRVSVPLFYQDEIGTIGKTFNRMVIRLFVGKRKQEEYAGQLEQKVKERTREVVIKMKEIEKLKIHQDGDYFLTSLIQKPLITNWNRSREVTTDFFIKQIKTFEFRNKKSELGGDICISGNLKFDNDVYVFFVNGDAMGKSMQGAGGAIVLGTVVNYMISRSTSNKQSLNVSPKNWLETTYHELNQIFHTFDGLMMISVVMGLIHIKTGEMFFYNAEHPWLVLYRDKKAEFIENELTLRKIGSPSEYEFSIQKFQLHPGDVLIGGSDGRDDIDITPDAETRTINEDETLFLRAVERGEGNLETIYQLIKQTGRIIDDLSMIRIGFHEKAHVRNV
- a CDS encoding energy transducer TonB, whose amino-acid sequence is MEEKKPFLRRLKIFLFVKYLFALSLSFSALLHGASYASYYIATHTKKKSDDKIIDSKDIKPMDLDVDITEIPPELINPNPAASNPAPVEKNEWVEGKKQTGTDPSNEDINLNAVSGDGTDKDGYLYSFNGDKVPTPIVDFDLKQYFPEAAKAANITDKTLVVLVQIDEKGNLMTAKIVSGKAGYGFDEAAIKIIKRARFLPGYVKGKPVKMAHRLPITFTLDE
- a CDS encoding biopolymer transporter ExbD, with the protein product MAMSSGKGDDDTISDINITPMVDVILVLLVIFMVTANFLKKESININLPKVAAADLNTRKSTQVALTKDGKLLLEGKKVSEKDLALSLQKEAKFRPNMRVTLSADERLPYGTITELMGLIRKAGVTRIALAVKK
- a CDS encoding MotA/TolQ/ExbB proton channel family protein, whose amino-acid sequence is MEQLVDRGEITIFWIMGFASVIAFAVFLERYIVFWRNTRGSKILAEIISSIRAGEHSHITEKASKRPSNIYNRFAKFGIEFFHTGHESLSELMSGKMIEEKIYLEKRLPILATLGNNAPFIGLLGTVLGVIKAFASLGTLGNSGAEVVMKSISTALFATAAGLLIAIPVVMVNNYFTKKVKVIGQNLEIISREFLASQHNKTKVKENS
- a CDS encoding TonB-dependent receptor plug domain-containing protein; the encoded protein is MNLYKLIFAFIFIFFTSEVFAVAFRAKVYSRVKQQGVPGVVVVVFETKKGYKTDEDGYFDAEIPSTGTYTFRVLRATGMLELKKAVTVDGQVITLYVDKVNKPKGALEVTGQKEKTVLSRYKVRYDEIKRMPGTLGEALNALQTLPGVFSPPFSFGNLVIRGADPDANTYLYDDLPIFYAYHFDTINSVIHNDLIKTIDLYTGAYPANYANALGGVIEIESTEEVKKPSGQFSSSILLSQGMYQTPLWEGKGYLAVGGKIGYLDRTIGQSGLVPEGIRLPRYTSTNAKFSYAFNPEHKVSFTSITAQDSFVLNAPSKTQNDPTQDQLAAVAGINVSAGRGFQTVGLRYIWTPGTKFNNRFTLIYFNPFVDTNVTFNSIKLLLRARAPYIGLRQDASWTATDWFKIDFGTEVREASYRIEGYTPAAKDPLATNSIYDNDAFTTSDISESTKIMYYSAHTNLHFTFGKLSFEPGARYDYIGFSKRGVVGPRGVISYKIDGLLKGTKIFAGAGDYYRFPFFDAAVSSKSGNPDIKFEKAFKYSGGLEQYISENWLAKFELFKNEFSNLVTSDAYISEPFGRNAQANYYQLETFIRNIPLSSPYVSNKSLGYSNSGSGWAHGFEVFIKKSNKPNSRDWYGWLSYTWSQTFRNPNRYDKDYDPYKELVLTGREQRFRSLFPNTQELIYEFDITHLVSLVYGWRINKEFQVGGRWQYRTAYPYTPIIGDDGGQYTNAANNQTIWSAKYSDNPWNNDYKNSRRQPPYHRLDIRIDRFLNYEWGYMNVYLEIINVYMRENTLSESYSNTMPYSRTNPGPQGDFFVLKSGGIIMPFYNLGMEVRF